The Zingiber officinale cultivar Zhangliang chromosome 2A, Zo_v1.1, whole genome shotgun sequence genomic sequence ACAGCAGCTCCTCTACTGCGTGCCCATCCTGGACCCTGTTATCGACGAGCTCTGCTTGCATCCCCTGTTCGCCGACGACGCAAACGCTTCCGGCGAGGAGGTGAAGCCGGCGACTGAGGCAACAGGGGAACTGTGCTTGCCTGGGTCCTCCTCCGACGCCTTCGCAGGGCTTCACCCGTCGGAGATGGACCTCGCGGAGTTCGCTTCCGACATGGAGACTTTGCTCGGCCGGGGTCTCGGCGATGACTGCTTCTCCATGGCCGAGCTGGGATTGTTGGGAGAGGATGAGGAGGGGAGGCGAAAGGTGAAGGAGGAGATGGAGTTAGACGGCGGCGACGCGGCTTGTGATTACAGAGTCGACGCCGAGCTCGGTTCGGCTGCGATGGTTGCGGAAGTGGAGGAGGAGAACCCGTTGGAAAATCCGAGGATCAATCTGAGACTGGACTACGAGGCCGTGGTCGTGGCCTGGTCTTCTAACGGATGCTCGCCGTGGATGGACGGCGGTCGACCGGAGCTCGACCCCAACAGATTACTATGGCCGGAACTCCACGTAAGAAACTAATCGAGCCTCCTTAATTACGTACGGTTTCAAAAATCTCATCTTTCTCAAACTCTGCTTCACGTTAGATGACGGCGGGAGACGGAGGAAGCGCGGAAGTGACGTACTACCCCCTGGGAGTGGCGGCGGCGGTGACGGTGGACGAGGGGAGGGAGGCGCGGGTGTCGAGGTACCGGGAGAAGCGGCGGACGAGGCTGTTCTCCAAGAAGATCCGCTACGAGGTGCGGAAGCTGAACGCGGAGAAGCGGCCGAGGATGAAGGGCCGCTTCGTGAAGCGGGCGTCGGCCTTCCCGGCTACCGGTGCACCAGCTGTTTCCTTGTTTTACAGATGAAACTCCGACGATAGGTATCTGCTGCAGATTTACTACGCATATCGGTATCTACTGTAAGAGGGCAGGTTCACCTCTGCCTCATGAAGCCTTCTCTTCTTCCATGGAAGAACAGCTCAAGGTTTCCCTCTCTAAATAGCAAAAAAACAAAGGATATGAGATTTGTTGCTATACACTACATCTGCATGCTGAATGATATCAGATATCTTGCTCACTATCAATCCATGTCTATGATATTGTAAATACTTTGACCATGGTGAATTATTAAAGATTAGGAGTATTTTGTGCAtggtttcttttcattttttttttctttcgaatTCATCAACATCGATGGCTGGAGGGAGGTGTTTTAGTTCTACTTCTACGTGAAAAAAATGGAACTTTACGACAATAATTTAGTCAATCGTAGATTAGAAGAGGCCTTATTAATCGCAAACACTTGCGAGGATCTTTTGCTCTGTTATAAATGAAGTCTTTGGTGATGGATCCATTGAAGTTCAATATTGTAGCTTCAAATTGTTGCTCCTAATTGCCCCTCTAAATCCTTTGCCTTGTATATATATTGTTCTAGTCGTCCTCTACCCTTCCCGCCGTTTCCTCCTAGTCACCTCCCTTTTCCTTTCCTACTCCTAATCCTCCTCTAGTTAGAACGTACTCTAAGGTCGATCACTACAAGAATACAAAAGAATTATGGAACAGTATGATTGAGCTACATCAGGGTAAATATGATGTGGAGCTAGTCGATAGTGATCTCTGAAGAATGCAACTCATGGCATTCAATATATGAGATGGAGGGATCGGAACCCAAATTCATTTAGAGTAAAAAAAAAACGATCATTAGACTAGTTGCTAACTAAGATCAATGGATTTCTAAGTATTCCTTAATGGACATCAAAGGAGGATGAATACTCGGTGTCCAAGGATTTAGAAGTTTACCCATGCGAGAATATGTTATTAACAATGAGTTTGCATAAGGCCACCCACATTAATGTAAGCCTAGGAAGAAAGACATTATTTTGCCCCTATAGGTGTGGACTCTTGAGTATAAGTTGTGATCTGAATTTAATCAATAGATAAAttaggaaggaaggaaggaaggaaggccGTGTATCTATCATAGAAACAGAAAGATATTATTAGTGATAATGTCCTAAAACAATTGGATTGCTGAAAGAGAATTGTTATATAATGTACTTGCATATTATAATTAATGAAAGTATGCTTTTACTAATTGATCTCATTAAGTTTGTTAATGATAATCAAAAGAGATGTAAGACAATCCTGAAGTATTTAGcgctacatatatatatatatatatatatatatatatatatatatatatatatatatatatatatagactcccTCAGCTTGGTAACTCGACCCTTTTCCCTACCTCTTGATCCGGGCACGGACTCACCCTCCTAATAGTGGAGTACGTGGGTAACACGATCATTGGAAGACATGCAATGACTAGGGACACGGATGAAGGTACGAGGGCCCATGTTGCAACCCCATGATCTGAACATGGGGTTCATGCACACATAAGCCACAAAACTCTACTACTTTCTAAGGTTTTCTCCCAACCATTCCTCTTCTAACTTAAGTATTGGAGTGGTCGTGCCAAGCGCAACCTTGTATAACCTTTTGCTGAGTATTGCAAAGATCTCGGGAGCTTTCTTTGTCACTTGTTCATTAGGAATTCTCCCTACCACAGTTGCTCTCTGTTAACTTATCCAGCAACAATTTCAAACAAAAACAAATTGACATCGTCTGTGGGAAGTGCTTGAGCTAAGACGTTGAGATGATGGGCACCAGGAGAACTATCAAGAACCCTAACTACACAAGCGACAGAGGACATTGTGAGACTATCACCATGATGAGAGAAGATTTCAAGTGATTAGTCGACCAAAAGGTGCAAGATATATTGCAAAGACGCCCTCCAGTGAATTGGGCTCTCGAAGGAGTGCCCTCCGCCTTGGCCGAGGTACCTCCTCTCCCCAATCGAATGTAGTCGGATCTGGTTGGCCCTCCTCTCGCCGTATTTGTAAAATCACCAAACTAGAATAGCGATTGCACTAGAGGAGCACTCAGACAAATCGATGGCGGGAGAGAGAACGCCTTGAAATCTCAACAAAGGCAAACTACTCTTATCCGTAGAAGAGAGGGACTCCCAGAGTACTCCTTTCTTGAGTCATGTCTTGGAGGATGAACTGTTGTGTCACTTCCGATCACCTTAGCTCAGAGAGCATATGGGTTAGTCGATCCTGAGGACCACTTGCGTCAGTTTGAGAACACCTTTCTATTGTATCAATAGCTCAGCTAAGTGATGGTTTAGCAGACTTCCACCCTATTCTATTTGATCTTTCGACGACTTCAAGACAACCTTCCTACATCATTTCACCAGCAACAAGCAGTACCATAAAACACCCCTCAATTTGTTAGCCATAAAGCAGAAGACTTTGAGGGAATATATTTAGTGGTTCAATCGAGTCACCTTGGATGTCTCCTCTGCCACCTCGGAGGTGCTAATGAGTGTCTTCTCTCAAGACCTATTGAAAGGAGATTTCTTTTGCTCTCTAGCGAAGAAACCCCTGATGGATTTTGACCATCTCTTGGGCTGAGTCGagaaatacatcaatgtggaagaagtccATTCGTAAGAAGGAGAGAGGTAGGCGTGCTGACACTAGTGGTCACTCGACCTGAACATATGGCTCCCCAACCCTCTCTTTAAAATAGGGAGCCACACTTGCCTCATCAGTATTTGCCTGCCCAAAGGGGAGAGAGAACAGTGCAGACTATAGATACAGTTCCTGGTAAAATCGAAGaaatttagatatttccacaatggtatgatgTTATCCACTTTGAGCATAAAccatcatgattttattttttaactttacccaaaatgtctcataccaatggagatatttttcccTTATAAGTTCATAATCTTTcccatatattttcaatgtgggacgttgtttgcaaccttacaactccAACAATCCCTCCCTCAAATGAAGGACCGCATTATAGGAGATCtagtggtcggctagaagggggttcaATAGCTTGGACACCGCCAAGTTGATTActtctctacaagaaggttagttcatagcggaatatactaaacaaaacAATGAGAGCAAACAAgaaagaacacaaacgctaacacgattcctttacgttgtttagagattgcttgctcctactccacgacttgtccttgaggtgggcgaaccctgaatccttcggtggattagtccccggtaaTCTCCGACtagatcttactccttctcggtggaatacaacctctcacaaggctctcttcctcttacaagatgaacttactgttggttgctactcggaaaacctagaggttccactgtacaaaattttatacaaagatctgaacattttcctagctaccatgtgttcttttaaattaaattttggatcgcctgcggaacttaacacgtttgatccaaaacttaatctatttgttcttttaggttttgacttggatctcctgcggaacttaacatgttcgacccaagtcaccttaagttattaattccattaaatattaatttccataattggttcccagtactgacgttccgagtcacatggccttcttggatatgggagcaaccaccaccgactagacaaaacattttatagaaatctaatatttaatttcctaaaataactttaggttaaccaaaaagaacaatcaaaacacaaggaaaaaaaaacaaaagaacacaacttcgaaaaacatattcgaaatactagaacgtaagcctcttgtatttggtattatttccataaataactagcatgatgcggaaaagaaaaattactagttataccttctaaaaagacctcttgatcttctaccgtattcctcttctaacctcggacgttgtgtgggcaacgatcttccgagatgagaaaccaccaaccaccttcttctcctcctagctaggttcggccaacaataaggaagcttcaccaaggaagaagatcaaaacaccaaccaagctccaagagatgatagctttctctccttcttcttcttcttctccaagtagtatccggccaccacaagagctccaaggggagagagaggttcggccaccacaagaagaagagagggagaggatgatggccggccacatcaaggaacaaaagagggagagaaataatagaggttgtctctcatgaaggcaccctcaccccttcttttatattctttggcctaagcaaattagggaatttaattacaataaaatttccttaacatgatttaattgagaaaaataaaataaaattttcccaattaaattctaatggtcggccacatcatgaaatcaaattagacaagtttcaatcaacaattaaaacttcctaatttgtttccagaaattttaaaattaaaatttctcttcaaaatctcttcatggttgataaaaagaaatttctataattttaattttacaacatgtgaataatttttaaagagaaaataaaatatctcaccaatctacaaataaggaaagagatctaatctctttctttaatcttttgtagatcttttacaagagagataatttaattttaattatctttaataaattatatcttccacataataaaaattaaaattcttttttaatttaatttggccggcccctctagcttgggttcaagctagggtcggccaccccaatttatacctaggccgaccctagcttggttcccaagctagcttggccggccccctttaggtgggtatagaaggtgggtataggtgggtatagtactctataaataagaggctacgatagggaccgagaggaggaattgattttggtctcccgataaaattaagcatcccgtgttcgccccgaacacacaacttaattttatcaataataattcattccactagagaactattattgaactaccgcaccaatcccaaattatatttttgggctccttattatgagtgtgttagtctccctgtgtttaagatatcgaatgtccactaattaagtgagttactgacaactcatttaattaatatcttagtccaagagtagtaccactcaaccttatcatcatgtcggactaggtccacctgcagggtttaacatgacaatccttatgagctcctcttggggacattatcaacctagtatctctaggacacagtttccttctataatcaacaacacacactataagtgataccatttcccaacttatcgggcttattgattcatcgaactaaatctcacccattgataaattaaagaaataaatatcaaatatatgtgcttgttattatattaggattaagagcacacacttccataataaccgaggtctttgtttctttataaagtcagtataaaagaaacgacctcaaatggttctactcaatacactctaagtgtactagtgtaattatacagccaagataaactgatacctaattacactacgaccttccaatggtttgttcctttccatcttggtcgtgagctactgtttgtaatttataaggtactgataacatgatcttctgtgtgtgacaccacacaccatgttatctacaatataaattaattgaacaactacatttatcacaaatgtagacatttgaccaatgtgattcttatttctagataaatgttttataccaaaagctaggcttttagtatacattctaacaatctcccacttatactaaaagactaagctgccatacatctgattcccatgcctttcaaaaagctcttgccttaaggaccttaggttatcatctgatgcaatctaggcggcaacaacttctcctcgttatacaatttctcgtattgggtagtacttgcgctctattgtgtttacttgccttatagactcatgatttcttcgagtttgct encodes the following:
- the LOC122042980 gene encoding zinc finger protein CONSTANS-LIKE 16-like, translated to MSPAMRHSAAVGAKTARACDGCLRRRARWFCEADEAFLCQACDVSVHSANPLARRHQRVRLNTASSLEPPSSPPAWLHGFTRKPRTPRGKPLGISKAEPLVPDLEAMAVADEEELDEQQQQQQLLYCVPILDPVIDELCLHPLFADDANASGEEVKPATEATGELCLPGSSSDAFAGLHPSEMDLAEFASDMETLLGRGLGDDCFSMAELGLLGEDEEGRRKVKEEMELDGGDAACDYRVDAELGSAAMVAEVEEENPLENPRINLRLDYEAVVVAWSSNGCSPWMDGGRPELDPNRLLWPELHMTAGDGGSAEVTYYPLGVAAAVTVDEGREARVSRYREKRRTRLFSKKIRYEVRKLNAEKRPRMKGRFVKRASAFPATGAPAVSLFYR